From Burkholderia sp. WP9, a single genomic window includes:
- a CDS encoding DUF3237 domain-containing protein, with amino-acid sequence MKNLLRLFLVSTFAALAFNHALAVEPEAAAHAEFEPPKPELAYMGRFSVDLTAPIWELGKTADAGKRRIIPITGGSFHGPMLNGEILNNGADWQVVTPDGLAIIDTRYLLKMDDGELVYLQTRGLRYGPADVMADVAKGKPVDPGKYYFRLYMTFETASKKYAWLNRAMAVGYAMRLGNAVVYDAYLLK; translated from the coding sequence TCGACATTTGCGGCACTGGCTTTCAATCATGCTCTCGCCGTGGAGCCGGAGGCGGCGGCCCACGCCGAATTCGAGCCGCCCAAACCGGAACTCGCCTACATGGGCCGCTTCTCGGTCGACCTGACCGCGCCGATCTGGGAGTTGGGAAAGACCGCCGATGCCGGTAAGCGTCGGATCATTCCGATCACCGGCGGCAGTTTTCACGGTCCCATGCTGAACGGCGAGATTCTGAATAACGGTGCTGACTGGCAAGTCGTCACTCCCGACGGACTGGCGATTATCGACACCCGATACCTGCTGAAGATGGATGACGGCGAGCTCGTGTATCTGCAGACGAGAGGGTTGCGGTACGGCCCCGCGGATGTGATGGCGGACGTGGCGAAGGGCAAACCCGTGGACCCGGGGAAATATTACTTCCGCCTCTACATGACCTTCGAGACCGCCTCGAAGAAATACGCGTGGCTGAACCGGGCAATGGCCGTTGGCTACGCGATGCGGCTCGGCAACGCCGTGGTCTACGACGCCTACTTGCTGAAGTGA
- a CDS encoding MarR family transcriptional regulator, whose protein sequence is MNAVTLLLSDEQRADAMTSKAPKMTTPGTARPARAPSARRKATPAPRLTYVIGSLDRILRRKMTEALAPLGLTLAQFTALSVLDARGQASNAQLAEWSFITPQSANEVMIVMSSRNWITREPDPNHGRIVVLQLTDEGRDVLRRGMDIVRLLEEQMLAGIDADNAATVQAHLELFVRNLRS, encoded by the coding sequence ATGAACGCGGTAACATTGCTGCTTTCCGACGAGCAAAGAGCCGACGCGATGACGAGCAAAGCCCCAAAAATGACGACCCCCGGCACCGCGCGCCCCGCCCGCGCGCCATCGGCGCGGCGCAAGGCGACGCCTGCGCCACGTTTGACCTACGTCATTGGGAGCCTCGACAGAATCCTGCGGCGAAAAATGACGGAGGCGCTGGCGCCTCTCGGCCTGACGCTGGCGCAATTCACCGCGCTTTCCGTGCTCGATGCGCGTGGACAGGCGTCGAATGCCCAGCTTGCGGAATGGTCGTTCATCACGCCGCAGTCCGCCAACGAGGTGATGATTGTCATGTCATCGCGCAACTGGATCACGCGCGAGCCCGATCCGAATCATGGACGCATTGTCGTGCTGCAACTCACTGACGAAGGCCGCGACGTCCTGCGTCGGGGCATGGATATCGTGCGGCTGCTCGAAGAACAGATGCTTGCAGGTATCGATGCTGATAATGCCGCTACTGTGCAAGCCCACCTCGAATTGTTTGTACGTAATCTGCGCAGCTGA
- a CDS encoding helix-turn-helix domain-containing protein, with product MATDGSVNQRIEFWREMILRLFADVQIADVQKADFFGRVRQRKCEKMRISEIHASEQAVIRRYRQARSEYEDKYFAVLMLEGSQSVEQDGKIVTLRPGDFAIYDATRPHHLQFGQPWREIVVSIPRTTLNQLVVGMEHRTASPIPTAQGVGSVMRGFLEQMSSQIRHVSEDEMLQLSDTAISLIAMTLGNLRRNDVAQSRMKALTLTRVKRHLLEHLRDPDLNPTLIEQAIGISSRYINKLFEAENTSLMRYVWNLRLERCAEDLVNPHCAVLRVSDVALRWGFNDMSHFSRAFRERFETSPREWRNQAMTRRQGP from the coding sequence GTGGCGACCGACGGCTCGGTCAACCAGCGCATCGAGTTTTGGCGCGAAATGATTCTGCGTTTGTTCGCGGACGTGCAGATAGCGGACGTGCAGAAGGCTGATTTCTTCGGGCGGGTACGGCAACGCAAGTGCGAAAAGATGCGGATCTCAGAAATCCACGCAAGCGAGCAGGCAGTGATCCGGCGTTATCGCCAAGCGCGGAGCGAGTATGAGGATAAGTATTTTGCGGTATTGATGCTTGAGGGCAGTCAATCGGTCGAGCAGGACGGCAAGATCGTCACGCTGCGTCCCGGGGATTTTGCGATCTACGACGCGACACGGCCGCACCACCTGCAGTTCGGCCAGCCGTGGCGCGAGATCGTCGTCAGCATTCCGCGCACGACTTTGAATCAGCTCGTCGTCGGCATGGAGCACCGCACCGCGAGTCCAATTCCAACGGCGCAGGGCGTCGGCAGCGTGATGCGCGGTTTCCTCGAGCAGATGTCGTCGCAGATCCGCCATGTCTCCGAGGACGAGATGCTGCAGTTGTCGGACACGGCGATCTCGTTGATTGCGATGACGCTTGGGAACCTGCGGCGCAACGACGTCGCGCAATCAAGGATGAAGGCGCTAACGTTGACGCGCGTAAAGCGACATCTACTCGAGCACCTGCGCGACCCGGATCTGAATCCGACGTTGATCGAGCAGGCGATCGGGATTTCTTCGCGGTACATCAACAAGCTTTTCGAGGCGGAGAACACGTCGCTGATGCGATATGTGTGGAACCTGCGGCTCGAACGCTGCGCGGAGGATCTGGTAAATCCGCACTGCGCGGTGCTGAGGGTTTCCGATGTCGCGTTACGGTGGGGGTTTAACGACATGTCGCATTTCAGCCGCGCGTTTCGGGAGCGGTTCGAGACGTCGCCGCGCGAGTGGCGCAATCAGGCGATGACGCGTCGACAGGGCCCGTGA
- a CDS encoding amidase — MAIKRPTREQLAGIAAGFGFHVDQRQLADYDEALQANFDAYDTIDALPDYLPLVTYPRTPGYRPEGDENRYGAWARKSTIRGAPDGKLSGKTVAVKDNICVAGVPMRNGASTFEGYVPDVDATVVTRMLDAGATIAGKSTCEYYCFSGGSHTSASGPVQNPRKPGHSTGGSSSGSGALVASGEVDMALGSDQGGSVRIPSAYCGVYGMKPTHGLVPYTGAMPIEATVDHLGPLTNGVYDNALLLDVIAGDDGLDPRQRALPPRADFLGAIRDGIAGLRIGILREGFGLANSESVVDEAVLVAAHRLRKLGASVDEVSVPLHAAGTAIWLPIAAEGATQQMMKGNSHGFNWGGLYVTGMIDHHAGWRERADELPDTVKVTMLLGEYFTSRYRGRYYAKSQNLARRLRADYDSALQSYDLLLMPTVPMRASKLPDPGCTMSESLTRAFEMLANTAPFDVSGHPAMSLPCGVAEDLPIGLQLVGRRFDEATIYRCAYAYEQSSAWRQTIFA; from the coding sequence ATGGCGATCAAGCGCCCGACCCGTGAACAACTCGCCGGCATCGCAGCCGGTTTCGGCTTTCATGTCGACCAACGGCAACTCGCCGACTACGACGAAGCGCTGCAGGCGAACTTCGACGCATACGATACGATCGACGCACTGCCGGACTATCTGCCGCTTGTGACTTACCCGCGCACGCCCGGCTATCGCCCGGAAGGTGACGAGAATCGCTACGGCGCATGGGCGCGCAAGAGCACGATTCGCGGTGCGCCCGACGGCAAGCTAAGCGGCAAGACGGTCGCCGTGAAGGACAACATCTGCGTGGCCGGCGTGCCTATGCGTAACGGCGCGAGCACGTTCGAGGGCTACGTGCCGGACGTCGACGCGACTGTCGTCACACGCATGCTCGATGCCGGCGCAACGATTGCCGGCAAGTCCACCTGCGAGTACTACTGCTTTTCCGGTGGCTCGCATACGAGTGCGTCCGGGCCGGTGCAGAATCCGCGCAAGCCAGGACATTCAACGGGCGGCTCGTCGTCCGGCAGCGGTGCACTCGTCGCGAGCGGCGAGGTCGATATGGCGCTGGGCAGCGATCAGGGTGGCTCGGTGCGGATTCCGTCCGCGTATTGCGGTGTCTACGGGATGAAGCCGACGCACGGGCTCGTGCCATACACCGGCGCGATGCCGATCGAGGCGACCGTCGATCACCTCGGACCGTTGACGAACGGTGTGTACGATAACGCGTTGCTGCTCGACGTGATCGCCGGCGACGACGGGCTCGATCCGCGCCAACGCGCGCTGCCGCCGCGCGCCGACTTTCTTGGCGCGATTCGCGACGGCATAGCAGGGTTGCGGATCGGGATCCTGCGCGAAGGCTTCGGGCTCGCGAACTCGGAATCGGTCGTCGATGAGGCGGTGCTCGTCGCCGCGCATCGGCTACGCAAGCTCGGCGCGAGCGTCGACGAGGTGTCGGTACCCCTGCATGCAGCCGGTACCGCGATCTGGCTGCCGATCGCAGCCGAGGGCGCGACGCAGCAGATGATGAAGGGCAACAGCCACGGCTTCAACTGGGGCGGTCTGTACGTGACCGGGATGATCGATCATCACGCGGGTTGGCGCGAGCGCGCCGACGAACTGCCAGACACCGTGAAGGTGACGATGCTGCTCGGCGAATACTTCACTAGCCGGTATCGTGGTCGCTACTACGCGAAAAGCCAGAACCTCGCGCGGCGGCTGCGGGCGGATTACGACTCGGCGCTTCAATCGTATGATCTTTTGTTAATGCCGACGGTGCCGATGCGCGCATCGAAGCTGCCGGACCCCGGTTGCACCATGTCGGAATCGCTGACGCGCGCGTTCGAGATGCTCGCGAACACCGCACCGTTCGACGTGTCCGGGCATCCCGCAATGTCGCTCCCGTGCGGGGTAGCGGAGGATCTGCCGATCGGGCTGCAACTGGTCGGCCGCCGCTTCGACGAGGCCACGATCTACCGCTGCGCGTATGCTTATGAACAATCATCCGCCTGGCGTCAGACGATATTCGCATGA
- a CDS encoding phenylacetaldoxime dehydratase family protein, which produces MESAIDKHLVCPRRLSRRVDDDYQPPFPMYVARAAEDLQQVVMGYFGVQYRGAGKRAAALAALRRIVADFGAVDGPANHDLTQHTDNEGFDNLIVVGYWRDPAAYQRWVTSRAIAEWWESEERLTDGVGYFREIVAPRAEQFETLYAFTDAFPGVGAIMDGVSGEVEEHGYWGSMRDRFPISQIDWMQADGELRIVHGDPSKGGRVVVHAHDNIALIRSGQDWRAAESDERRLYLDEIEPTLRAGMDFLRDNGAAAGCYSNRYVQSIDLDGNLLDESYNIGHWRSLERLERWAESHPTHLRIFVTFFRVVAGLSKLRLYHEVSVFDAKHQVYEYVNCHPQTGMMRDAAR; this is translated from the coding sequence ATGGAATCCGCCATCGACAAACACCTGGTCTGTCCGCGTAGATTGTCGCGCCGCGTCGACGACGATTACCAGCCGCCGTTCCCTATGTACGTCGCCCGCGCGGCCGAGGACCTGCAGCAGGTCGTAATGGGCTACTTCGGTGTGCAGTATCGCGGCGCCGGCAAGCGTGCCGCCGCGCTGGCCGCGCTGCGCCGGATAGTCGCCGATTTCGGCGCGGTGGACGGGCCCGCGAATCACGATCTGACCCAGCATACCGACAACGAGGGCTTTGACAACCTGATCGTCGTTGGCTATTGGCGCGACCCGGCTGCGTACCAACGCTGGGTCACGTCGCGTGCGATCGCCGAATGGTGGGAATCCGAAGAACGTCTCACCGACGGAGTCGGCTATTTCCGCGAGATCGTGGCGCCGCGTGCCGAGCAGTTCGAAACGCTGTACGCGTTCACCGACGCTTTTCCGGGCGTCGGCGCGATCATGGACGGCGTCAGCGGCGAGGTCGAGGAACATGGCTACTGGGGATCGATGCGCGACCGCTTTCCGATCTCGCAGATCGACTGGATGCAGGCGGACGGCGAGTTGAGGATCGTGCATGGCGATCCGTCGAAAGGCGGCCGCGTCGTGGTGCACGCGCATGACAACATCGCGCTGATCCGATCCGGGCAGGACTGGCGCGCGGCCGAAAGCGACGAGCGTCGTCTCTATCTCGACGAGATCGAACCGACGTTGCGCGCGGGCATGGACTTCCTGCGCGACAACGGCGCCGCCGCCGGCTGCTACAGCAACCGCTACGTGCAGTCGATCGATCTGGACGGCAACCTGCTCGACGAGAGCTACAACATCGGTCACTGGCGCTCGCTCGAGCGGCTCGAACGCTGGGCCGAGTCGCACCCTACGCATCTGCGGATCTTCGTCACGTTCTTCCGCGTTGTCGCCGGGTTGTCGAAGCTGCGGCTGTACCACGAGGTGTCCGTATTCGACGCGAAACATCAGGTGTACGAGTACGTGAACTGCCACCCGCAAACCGGGATGATGCGCGACGCCGCCCGCTGA
- a CDS encoding transporter, protein MMDNGNRTKLKRIASWIGASLILVASHYAGAVEVDPGDYEQYPVGATIGVLYYNYSTTNAVYSNGSKTSNFDLQSNVGIARLLHVFQLTDRLTIDPQILLPFGHISGFGNASALGTTTGVGDVILTAPLKLRLNDAKDVAAATVYLYAPTGSYDQNRSLNFGANRWSLDFQAAYVKHFSPHWALDLVGDAIWYGNNTSYGPSGATLHQRMGYSAQAMVRYMPDPGTSLGLGVTQFWGGETSVDGIDSHDALRTTRLRLTAAKFVTKADQVQIQLGTDLSVRNGTKDSLLVGLRYAHIF, encoded by the coding sequence ATGATGGACAACGGCAACAGGACGAAACTGAAGCGGATCGCGAGCTGGATCGGCGCCTCGCTGATACTGGTTGCATCGCACTATGCGGGGGCGGTCGAGGTCGATCCCGGCGACTACGAGCAGTACCCGGTCGGCGCGACGATCGGCGTGCTGTACTACAACTACTCGACGACAAACGCGGTCTATTCGAACGGCAGCAAGACCTCGAACTTCGACCTGCAGTCGAACGTCGGTATCGCACGTCTGCTGCACGTGTTCCAGCTGACCGACCGCCTGACGATCGATCCGCAGATCCTGCTGCCGTTCGGTCACATTAGCGGCTTTGGCAACGCGAGCGCGCTCGGCACCACAACGGGTGTCGGCGATGTGATCCTGACTGCGCCGCTCAAGCTTCGCCTGAACGACGCGAAGGACGTTGCGGCCGCAACCGTCTATCTGTACGCGCCTACCGGCAGCTACGACCAGAACCGCAGTCTCAACTTCGGCGCGAACCGCTGGTCGCTCGACTTCCAGGCTGCATATGTGAAGCACTTCTCGCCGCACTGGGCGCTCGATCTCGTCGGCGACGCGATCTGGTATGGCAACAACACGTCGTATGGCCCGAGCGGTGCGACGCTGCATCAGCGCATGGGCTACAGCGCACAGGCGATGGTTCGCTACATGCCGGATCCGGGCACGTCACTCGGACTTGGCGTCACGCAGTTTTGGGGCGGTGAGACCAGCGTTGACGGGATCGACAGCCACGACGCGCTGCGCACGACGCGCTTGCGGCTGACCGCGGCGAAGTTCGTGACCAAGGCTGACCAGGTGCAGATTCAGCTCGGCACTGACCTGAGCGTGCGTAACGGGACGAAGGACAGCCTCCTTGTCGGGCTGCGCTACGCCCATATCTTCTGA
- the nthA gene encoding nitrile hydratase subunit alpha, with product MSANPFAETTSTPGERARALFRVMKEKNLIPDGYIEGLTELMSTTWDPANGARIVARAWVDPTFRELLLKDGTAACAQFGYTGPQGEYIVALEDTPTLKNVIVCSLCSCTNWPVLGLPPEWYKGFEYRARLVREGRTVLHELGTDLPGDVVVKVWDTTAESRYLVLPVRPQGSEHMSEAELQTLVTKDVLIGIALPRVS from the coding sequence ATGAGCGCGAACCCATTCGCGGAAACAACCTCGACGCCCGGCGAACGTGCCCGGGCACTATTCCGGGTCATGAAGGAAAAGAACCTGATCCCGGACGGCTATATCGAGGGCCTGACGGAACTGATGTCGACGACCTGGGATCCGGCCAACGGCGCGCGCATCGTCGCGCGTGCATGGGTTGATCCGACGTTTCGCGAATTACTGCTGAAGGACGGCACGGCCGCGTGCGCGCAGTTCGGCTACACGGGCCCGCAGGGCGAATACATCGTCGCGCTCGAAGATACGCCGACGCTGAAGAACGTGATCGTCTGCAGTCTGTGCTCATGCACGAACTGGCCGGTCCTGGGTCTGCCGCCCGAGTGGTACAAGGGCTTCGAATACCGCGCCCGGCTCGTTCGCGAAGGGCGCACCGTGCTGCACGAACTCGGCACCGATCTACCGGGCGACGTCGTGGTCAAGGTCTGGGACACCACGGCCGAAAGCCGCTATCTGGTGCTGCCGGTGCGCCCGCAAGGCAGCGAGCACATGAGCGAGGCCGAGTTGCAGACGCTTGTCACCAAGGACGTGCTGATCGGCATCGCACTGCCGCGCGTGAGCTGA
- the nthB gene encoding nitrile hydratase subunit beta produces MDGFHDLGGFQGFGRVPHSINSLSYKPVFKEDWEHLAYSLMFVGVDQLKKFSVDEVRHAVERIDVRQHVGTRYYERYVIATATLLVETGVLTQDELDRALGSRFRLANPPHSPGRAARAGSTQFEVGDHVIVRDEYVSGHVRAPGYVRGKEGVVLHRTSESWPFPDTIGHGDTQAVHQPTYHVEFRVKDLWGDAADDGYVVVDLFEGYLERAPARAEAAVVRGGKHADGVPA; encoded by the coding sequence ATGGACGGCTTTCACGACCTCGGCGGCTTTCAGGGCTTCGGCCGGGTTCCGCATTCGATCAACAGCCTCAGCTACAAGCCGGTTTTCAAGGAAGACTGGGAACATCTCGCGTACAGCCTGATGTTCGTCGGTGTCGATCAGCTGAAAAAATTCAGCGTCGACGAAGTGCGGCACGCGGTCGAGCGGATCGATGTGCGCCAGCACGTCGGCACGCGCTACTACGAGCGCTACGTGATCGCGACGGCGACGCTGCTCGTCGAAACCGGCGTGCTGACGCAAGACGAACTTGACCGCGCGCTCGGCTCGCGGTTCAGACTCGCGAATCCACCGCATTCGCCGGGGCGCGCCGCCCGCGCCGGCTCGACACAGTTTGAAGTCGGCGACCACGTGATCGTCCGCGACGAATACGTGAGCGGACACGTCCGCGCGCCGGGCTACGTGCGCGGAAAAGAAGGTGTCGTGCTGCACCGGACAAGCGAATCGTGGCCGTTCCCGGACACGATCGGCCATGGCGATACTCAAGCCGTGCACCAGCCAACCTATCACGTCGAGTTTCGCGTGAAGGATCTGTGGGGCGATGCGGCGGACGACGGCTACGTGGTTGTCGATCTGTTCGAAGGTTATCTGGAGCGCGCGCCGGCACGCGCCGAGGCCGCCGTCGTGCGGGGCGGGAAACATGCCGATGGTGTGCCCGCATGA
- a CDS encoding GTP-binding protein: MNTLASLRAPDDAAARIPVTVLSGFLGAGKTTLLNYILHNRAGLKVAVIVNDMSEVNIDADDVRRHVELHRGNDELVEMSNGCICCTLRADLLEQISVLARRRRFDYLLIESSGVSEPMPVAETFAFLDQHGFCLSELARLDTLVTVVNGETFEAMLASTEPVAAGNENGAETRKLSDLLIEQVEYANVILVSRLDRIGAAGFDRLRAALALLNPSARILPMANGNVDPSEVLNTRRFNLPALVESPGWMQRMQADERPSESESYGIASWVYRERAPFHPARLLAWLHRTWSNGRLLRCKGYFWIGHCHVDIGMLVQTGGRFQWGYVGRWWRFVPQPDWPRDDYRRQGILDKWEEPVGDCRQEIVFIGQAIDHDRLRRELDACLLSVSEIDAGPHEWARLPGAEAFDAQALAGQL, encoded by the coding sequence ATGAACACGCTTGCGTCATTACGCGCGCCGGACGACGCGGCGGCACGGATCCCGGTCACCGTGCTGTCCGGGTTTCTCGGTGCGGGAAAAACGACGCTGCTGAACTACATCCTGCACAATCGCGCGGGGCTGAAGGTCGCGGTGATCGTCAACGACATGAGCGAAGTGAACATCGACGCAGACGACGTGCGGCGTCACGTCGAACTGCATCGCGGCAATGACGAACTCGTCGAGATGAGCAACGGCTGCATCTGCTGCACGCTGCGCGCCGATCTGCTCGAGCAGATCAGCGTGCTCGCGCGGCGGCGCCGCTTCGATTACCTGCTGATCGAATCCAGCGGCGTCTCGGAGCCGATGCCGGTCGCGGAGACGTTCGCGTTTCTCGACCAGCACGGCTTCTGCCTCAGCGAACTCGCGCGACTCGATACGCTCGTCACCGTCGTCAACGGCGAGACGTTCGAGGCGATGCTGGCATCGACGGAGCCGGTCGCAGCCGGCAACGAAAACGGCGCCGAGACGCGCAAGCTCTCGGATCTGCTGATCGAGCAGGTCGAATACGCGAATGTCATCCTGGTCAGTCGGCTCGACCGGATCGGTGCAGCGGGTTTCGACCGGCTGCGTGCGGCGCTCGCGTTGCTGAATCCGTCCGCGCGGATACTGCCGATGGCGAACGGCAACGTCGATCCGTCGGAGGTACTGAATACCCGCCGGTTCAATCTGCCCGCGCTCGTCGAATCGCCGGGCTGGATGCAGCGGATGCAAGCCGACGAGCGGCCCTCGGAATCAGAGTCGTATGGGATCGCGTCATGGGTCTATCGCGAGCGCGCGCCGTTTCATCCGGCGCGTCTCCTCGCCTGGTTACATCGAACGTGGAGCAACGGCCGCCTGCTTCGCTGCAAGGGCTATTTCTGGATCGGGCATTGCCATGTCGATATCGGCATGCTTGTGCAGACCGGCGGCCGCTTTCAGTGGGGCTACGTCGGCCGTTGGTGGCGCTTCGTTCCGCAACCGGACTGGCCGCGCGATGACTATCGCCGTCAGGGCATACTCGACAAGTGGGAGGAGCCGGTCGGCGATTGCCGGCAGGAAATCGTGTTTATCGGACAGGCAATCGACCACGACCGGCTGCGGCGGGAACTCGATGCATGTCTGCTAAGCGTTTCCGAAATCGACGCGGGCCCGCATGAATGGGCGCGTCTGCCGGGTGCCGAGGCGTTCGACGCGCAAGCGCTCGCGGGACAGCTATGA
- a CDS encoding acetyl-CoA C-acetyltransferase has protein sequence MSTQDPVVIVGAARTPMAALQGDFASLSSPELGAVAIRAAIERAGLAADQVEEVIMGCVLPAGLGQAPARQASRGAGIPDSAGCTTVNKMCGSGMKAAMFAHDLLLAGTNRVMVAGGMESMSNAPYLLDKARSGYRMGHGKLIDHMFLDGLEDAYDRGRLMGTFAEDSAQTYQFTREEQDAFATTSLARALKASTDGSFVHEIAPVVLKGRKGDTVVAVDEQPGKAQPDKIPNLKPAFRDGGTVTAANSSSISDGAAALVMMRRSEAEKRGLSPIATIRAHNTFAQLPSLFTTAPVGAIKGLLEKLDWRPDQVDLWEINEAFAVVTMIAMRDLGLPHEKVNVHGGACALGHPIGASGARIIVTLLAALKKHGAKRGVASLCIGGGEATALAVELA, from the coding sequence ATGTCTACACAAGATCCTGTCGTGATAGTTGGAGCTGCGCGCACGCCGATGGCCGCGCTGCAAGGAGATTTCGCATCGCTCAGTTCGCCGGAACTCGGCGCTGTCGCCATTCGCGCCGCAATCGAGCGTGCCGGCCTCGCGGCTGATCAGGTCGAGGAAGTGATTATGGGTTGCGTGCTGCCGGCCGGCCTCGGCCAGGCGCCGGCGCGCCAGGCTTCGCGCGGCGCTGGCATTCCCGATTCGGCGGGATGCACAACTGTCAACAAGATGTGCGGCTCGGGCATGAAGGCGGCGATGTTCGCACACGATCTGCTGCTGGCCGGGACTAACCGTGTGATGGTGGCGGGCGGCATGGAAAGCATGTCCAATGCCCCGTACTTGTTGGACAAAGCGCGTAGCGGATATCGCATGGGTCATGGCAAGCTCATCGATCATATGTTCCTGGACGGATTGGAGGATGCCTATGATCGGGGCCGTCTGATGGGTACATTTGCCGAGGATAGCGCGCAGACCTATCAGTTCACCCGTGAGGAGCAAGACGCGTTTGCCACGACCTCGCTGGCGCGGGCATTGAAGGCCAGTACCGACGGCAGCTTCGTCCATGAGATCGCACCTGTCGTGCTGAAAGGGCGCAAGGGCGATACCGTGGTTGCCGTCGACGAACAACCCGGCAAGGCCCAGCCGGACAAGATACCGAACTTGAAGCCGGCCTTCCGGGACGGCGGTACGGTGACGGCGGCCAATTCGTCTTCGATATCGGACGGCGCCGCTGCGTTGGTGATGATGCGTCGCTCGGAAGCCGAGAAACGCGGCTTGAGTCCCATCGCCACGATTCGGGCGCATAACACCTTTGCTCAGCTGCCGTCTCTCTTTACCACCGCGCCGGTTGGAGCAATCAAGGGATTGCTGGAAAAGCTTGACTGGAGGCCGGATCAGGTCGACCTGTGGGAGATCAACGAAGCATTCGCCGTGGTGACGATGATCGCCATGCGTGATCTCGGCTTGCCGCACGAGAAGGTCAATGTTCATGGCGGCGCGTGTGCCTTAGGTCACCCGATTGGCGCATCGGGCGCACGGATCATCGTGACGCTGCTCGCAGCGCTCAAAAAGCATGGCGCGAAGCGGGGCGTCGCGTCACTCTGCATCGGCGGAGGTGAGGCCACCGCGCTGGCTGTCGAGCTGGCGTGA